Proteins from a genomic interval of Fundulus heteroclitus isolate FHET01 chromosome 21, MU-UCD_Fhet_4.1, whole genome shotgun sequence:
- the c8g gene encoding complement component C8 gamma chain isoform X2 — protein sequence MTGGSRCMLGVLVLLCLCLLVPTEAVGGAKSRPKPQRRPPKKPKVNPIDSTPPSQNIDIQQMTGKWYLLNTASKCSYLMKHGSKVEPTVMTLTGPNDQTLSVSTKTRHNHQCWEILQQYHLTSTPGKLTLKGARPELNTDIVIGETDYTSYAVLFYQKHGKITVKLYSRSVDDLSETMLTKFEQLAEKHGMGLAYLFPFPNYSHCGDVDQHHKINCVPTC from the exons ATGACTGGAGGATCtcgttgcatgctgggagtgcTGGTGTTGTTGTGCCTTTGTCTTTTGGTTCCCACTGAGGCTGTGGGAGGGGCCAAGAGTCGGCCGAAACCTCAAAGACGACCCCCAAAGAAACCAAAGGTCAACCCCATTGACTCAACCCCACCTTCTCAGAATATAGACATCCAACAG ATGACAGGAAAATGGTATCTCCTCAACACAGCCTCCAAGTGTTCTTACCTGATGAAACATGGAAGCAAGGTGGAACCGACTGTCATGACACTAACAGGTCCCAATGATCAAACTCTGTCAGTCAGCACTAAAACAAGACA TAACCATCAGTGTTGGGAAATATTGCAGCAATACCATCTAACTTCAACCCCAGGGAAGCTAACACTGAAAG GAGCGCGTCCTGAACTCAACACCGACATTGTGATAGGAGAAACAGACTACACCTCCTATGCAGTGTTGTTCTACCAGAAACATGGAAAGATCACAGTGAAGCTCTATAGTAG ATCTGTGGATGACCTATCTGAAACAATGTTGACTAAGTTTGAACAACTTGCTGAAAAACATGGGATGGGCCTCGCCTACCTCTTCCCCTTCCCTAACTACA GTCACTGTGGTGATGTGGACCAGCACCATAAAATAA ACTGCGTCCCCACATGCTGA
- the c8g gene encoding complement component C8 gamma chain isoform X1 — protein MTGGSRCMLGVLVLLCLCLLVPTEAVGGAKSRPKPQRRPPKKPKVNPIDSTPPSQNIDIQQMTGKWYLLNTASKCSYLMKHGSKVEPTVMTLTGPNDQTLSVSTKTRHNHQCWEILQQYHLTSTPGKLTLKGARPELNTDIVIGETDYTSYAVLFYQKHGKITVKLYSRSVDDLSETMLTKFEQLAEKHGMGLAYLFPFPNYSHCGDVDQHHKINCVPTC, from the exons ATGACTGGAGGATCtcgttgcatgctgggagtgcTGGTGTTGTTGTGCCTTTGTCTTTTGGTTCCCACTGAGGCTGTGGGAGGGGCCAAGAGTCGGCCGAAACCTCAAAGACGACCCCCAAAGAAACCAAAGGTCAACCCCATTGACTCAACCCCACCTTCTCAGAATATAGACATCCAACAG ATGACAGGAAAATGGTATCTCCTCAACACAGCCTCCAAGTGTTCTTACCTGATGAAACATGGAAGCAAGGTGGAACCGACTGTCATGACACTAACAGGTCCCAATGATCAAACTCTGTCAGTCAGCACTAAAACAAGACA TAACCATCAGTGTTGGGAAATATTGCAGCAATACCATCTAACTTCAACCCCAGGGAAGCTAACACTGAAAG GAGCGCGTCCTGAACTCAACACCGACATTGTGATAGGAGAAACAGACTACACCTCCTATGCAGTGTTGTTCTACCAGAAACATGGAAAGATCACAGTGAAGCTCTATA GCAGATCTGTGGATGACCTATCTGAAACAATGTTGACTAAGTTTGAACAACTTGCTGAAAAACATGGGATGGGCCTCGCCTACCTCTTCCCCTTCCCTAACTACA GTCACTGTGGTGATGTGGACCAGCACCATAAAATAA ACTGCGTCCCCACATGCTGA
- the LOC105927236 gene encoding lipocalin, whose product MRTALLRMLTALTCVLAACADITPVPDFSLENIAGKWYMVGFATNAQWFVNHKDTMKMGTAKLAPTDIGDLDLAYATLNADGTCWRMTHLAKKTDTPGRFTFHSQVWNNDNDMRFVDVVYDNYAVVHTIKTKEGVSEVLNKLYSRTSEISADLQQKFTQFSLDTGVLAENIVILPKNEECPEA is encoded by the exons ATGAGGACCGCACTGCTGAGAATGCTGACCGCCCTCACCTGCGTGCTGGCTGCATGCGCAGACATCACGCCCGTACCCGACTTCAGCCTGGAGAAT attgcAGGAAAGTGGTACATGGTTGGATTTGCAACCAATGCTCAGTGGTTTGTGAATCACAAAGACACAATGAAGATGGGTACTGCCAAGTTGGCGCCAACCGACATAGGAGACCTGGATCTCGCCTATGCCACTCTGAA TGCTGACGGGACCTGCTGGAGAATGACTCATCTGGCCAAGAAAACTGACACCCCCGGACGCTTCACCTTCCACAGCCAAG TCTGGAACAACGACAATGACATGCGCTTCGTTGACGTTGTGTACGACAACTATGCTGTGGTCCACACCATCAAGACAAAGGAGGGCGTGTCGGAGGTTCTCAACAAGCTCTACA GCCGCACTAGTGAGATCAGCGCTGACCTGCAGCAGAAGTTCACTCAGTTCTCCCTGGACACCGGGGTCCTCGCCGAAAACATTGTTATTCTGCCAAAGAACG AGGAGTGTC